Below is a genomic region from Armatimonadota bacterium.
GAAGCGATTTCGAACGTGGTCCGACACGCAGGGGCATCGAAGATCAACGTCAGCTTGCGTCGCGTTGAGGGCACTTGGAGTTTACTGGTACAGGACAACGGTCTCGGGCTTCATGGCGGTAACCCATCCGGCCTCGGCACATACACGATGAATACTCGGGCAACTTTCTTTCCCGGCGGAGTTTTTGATCTTAGCTCCAGTGAAACTGGCACTCAAGCGAGCTTGAGGTGGGACGCATGAGAATTCGTCTGATCTGCTTCGACGATCATCCCATCGTCAGAGAAGGTCTCGTCGCCTATCTCTGTCAACAACCAGAACTCCTCGTCTTAGGAGCATACGAGGGCTTCCAAGATTTCTTAAATTCGGATGTCACTCACCAAGGATTCGATGTCGCCCTGGTGGACGTTCTCAATCCGAGTAGCCCTGGTCCTCAGCTCGTTAAACAACTCATTGCGTTCAATCCTACGTGCCGCGTCATTGCCCTTTCTAGCTCCGACGACCCGATTCACAAATCGGAGATGCTGCGACGCGGCGCTTCCGAATACCTCCTGAAATCTACCACCGGGAGAACTCTTCTCAAGACCATCATCGAAACCATGGCCGCGCCACCGGTTGGCCTCCGAGAACAAGCACCCGATCTGAAGTCAATCGGCGAGAAGCTCCAGCTATCCGCGAAGGAACTCGAAGTTTTCAGCCTCATCTCAGAGGGGCTTTCCAACGCAGAAATCTCCAAGCTTCTCTTTATCAGTGAGTCGACTGTGAAGACTCATGTCTCAAACTTGCTTGCAAAAGTTGGAGTGGAATCGCGCAGTCAGCTCGTTGTTTTTGCTTGGAAAACCGGCTTTGAGCGGTGAAATCCTACTTTAGGCGGAGCTTGTCTCGTTCTTTGGTCTGAAGGATTGTCGGAGCCTCACTCGTAGTCTCTTCGGTGTGGATAGCCACATCGGAACAACTATGAACTCTCAATACCTTCTCATCAAGACCACCGTAGCTCTGCTTTTGGGCGCGGTGGCGATGGGCTGCGGTGGCATTGACACCGCTGGCCATCCTACTACCAATGATGCGCGACTAGCAAGCGCAACAAGTGATCTCATTTCTAAATACAAACTCCCCGCGATGGCCGGTGCCGTAGTTACACCCACTTCCATCCGCGTGGGTGTCTCCGGCGTACAGAAGGTCGGCGGGAGCCTTCGCGTCTCCACCGATTCCCTGTGGCACCTAGGCTCGAACGCAAAGGCTCTCAACAGTGCCCTCGTCGCCAAGCTTGTTGAGCGAGGAACCATCAAGTGGTCAACGACGCTGGGATCGGTGTTTCCGGAGCTGAGCTCGACCGCCCGACCCCAAACTCTTGCCCTCACCGTTGAGCAGCTACTCCTCATGAGGGCTGGCCTCCCTGCACTTCAGGTTCAGACCGAAATTCTGCTCGTACCGAAGTTTCAGGGCAGTGAACGACAGCAAAGATTCGAATTCGTCAAATGGGCGACACAACAGGCTCCCGAAGCTAACCCAGGGGAGTTCCTCTACTCTAACTCGAACAACCCGGTTGTGGCTGCGATGTTGGAAAAGGTCACCGGTGAAGACTGGTTCAAGCTGCTCAAAAGAGAAATCCTCGCTCCGATGGGGATGAACAACGTGGTGTACGGCTGGCCAGCCCAAAGTGGGAGCGATCAGCCTTGGGGGCACCTGTATGAAACAACTGCTGGAATCCACGTCCCGCTCAACCCCGATATTCCAGAGAACCAGTTGCCTGCCTATCTGGTTCCATCGGGTGGACTGAGCATGACCGCAACCGACTACGCTCGCTTCCTCCAAGAGTCGCTGAACGGGCTGAAGGGCAAGAATGGAGT
It encodes:
- a CDS encoding response regulator transcription factor, with the protein product MRIRLICFDDHPIVREGLVAYLCQQPELLVLGAYEGFQDFLNSDVTHQGFDVALVDVLNPSSPGPQLVKQLIAFNPTCRVIALSSSDDPIHKSEMLRRGASEYLLKSTTGRTLLKTIIETMAAPPVGLREQAPDLKSIGEKLQLSAKELEVFSLISEGLSNAEISKLLFISESTVKTHVSNLLAKVGVESRSQLVVFAWKTGFER
- a CDS encoding serine hydrolase domain-containing protein yields the protein MNSQYLLIKTTVALLLGAVAMGCGGIDTAGHPTTNDARLASATSDLISKYKLPAMAGAVVTPTSIRVGVSGVQKVGGSLRVSTDSLWHLGSNAKALNSALVAKLVERGTIKWSTTLGSVFPELSSTARPQTLALTVEQLLLMRAGLPALQVQTEILLVPKFQGSERQQRFEFVKWATQQAPEANPGEFLYSNSNNPVVAAMLEKVTGEDWFKLLKREILAPMGMNNVVYGWPAQSGSDQPWGHLYETTAGIHVPLNPDIPENQLPAYLVPSGGLSMTATDYARFLQESLNGLKGKNGVLLASSVQRIFSPSLGGTYAMGWEAVEFEGRRVYSFTGSLELFNSQAAIDPTNSRAALCFTNGGASEPVFNAILEGTQTFN